A part of Scylla paramamosain isolate STU-SP2022 chromosome 24, ASM3559412v1, whole genome shotgun sequence genomic DNA contains:
- the LOC135112780 gene encoding large ribosomal subunit protein eL14-like codes for MPKETFRKLIQIGRVVYLNEGPYRGKLAVIVDIIDCNKALIDGPCSGVPRQAFKFSEMFLTKYLLKINRSQRSKILRGVWDEAQINEKFAASKWNQNLEKEVVRSNMTDFDRYKLGRARQSRNRLLNRVHNHIRKQHFKALRVAKMKKDKKSK; via the exons ATGCCCAAGGAG ACATTCCGTAAGCTGATCCAAATCGGCCGGGTGGTTTACCTCAATGAGGGGCCATACCGGGGCAAGCTGGCCGTCATTGTGGACATCATTGACTGCAACAAG GCGCTGATTGATGGGCCGTGCTCAGGCGTTCCCCGGCAAGCGTTCAAGTTCTCTGAGATGTTCCTGACAAAGTACTTG CTTAAGATTAACCGCAGCCAGAGGTCCAAGATCCTGAGAGGGGTGTGGGATGAGGCTCAGATTAATGAGAAGTTCGCTGCATCCAAGTGGAATCAGAACCTGGAGAAGGAAGTCGTG CGTTCCAACATGACCGACTTTGACCGGTACAAGCTGGGACGTGCCCGGCAGAGCAGGAACAGACTCCTTAACCGTGTCCACAACCACATCAGGAAACAGCACTTCAAGGCTCTCCGGGTGGCCAAGatgaagaaggataagaagtcCAAGTAG
- the LOC135112788 gene encoding small ribosomal subunit protein eS24-like, which produces MKYLNFLFSTSVILTSLSALSKTRAMGKETEATCTIRTRKFLTNRLLNRKQMVVDVLHPNRATVPKTEIREKLAKMYKTTGDVVFCFGFRTQFGGGKSTGFALVYDTLDYAKKIEPKYRLVRQGLLEVKKTARKQRKERKNRMKKARGTAKAKMAAATKKVRLLVGYLLVIPCLCVVTY; this is translated from the exons ATGAAATATCTCAACTTTTTATTCTCAACGTCTGTGATCTTAACGTCCCTTTCAGCCCTGAGCAAAACACGAGCCATGGGGAAGGAG ACGGAGGCCACGTGCACCATCCGCACCAGGAAGTTCCTCACCAACAGGCTTCTCAACAGGAAGCAAATG gtGGTGGATGTCCTGCACCCTAACCGTGCCACCGTGCCCAAGACCGAGATCAGGGAGAAGCTGGCCAAG ATGTACAAGACCACTGGAGATGTCGTCTTCTGCTTCGGGTTCCGGACACAGTTTGGCGGCGGCAAGAGCACAGGCTTTGCGCTGGTGTACGACACCCTCGACTACGCCAAGAAGATCGAGCCCAAGTACCGTCTTGTTAGG CAAGGACTCCTGGAGGTGAAGAAGACTGCcaggaagcagaggaaggagCGCAAGAACAGGATGAAGAAGGCACGAGGCACAGCAAAGGCGAAGATGGCCGCCGCCACTAAAAAGGTTCGTTTGCTGGTTGGCTATTTATTAGTAattccttgtttgtgtgtggttaCTTATTAG